ATATGTAAACAACATCGTCAATTGCTGGGTTTCCAGACGAGTGCCAGTCAGTCATCAATAGAACCTGTATTTGCATGTGGGTCCCCTCCCCCATTTCCCAATGTGTGCCACCCATTACTGAaaaacctacatgccaagtatagaccatataTTGTGTTGCCTACaagttatagaaaagagcagaagtgTGGAACCTAACCGTTCAGACCACAGTCCTACCTACAGGGTATGGACAATTTGCTCTTATAGTTTGTCCAGTAAGTTTCTTCTAGGAGAAAGTAACGACAAGattacaaataaaataatttaactTAATTAAGCAAGATTCTAGTGTACAGAATACTTCAGTAATGTTTGCAAAACACAAtagtaagtcagtcatttctttctctctgcattgttgggaaggggctgtaagtaagcatttcataagATTTTAATTAATGTCTTCAAAACACTgcagtaaatactatagtattcactgtagattatagtgaatactacagtaaagtctgcaaaaaaactacagtatataatgatactacagtatactgtatttttttttcatGTGGGAGGCCAGAGCATGAACAGAATGGCCTATGTTAATCATTTATCAGTCTTTAGTAGAAGTCGGTCTTACTACAAAGTCTTCTCATAACACTAAAAAGGTAGTTTCACTTTCCATTTGAGTTGGACCTTTGAACTTAGATCAAAATAACCTCAACTGTCAACCTTCACATTTTAAAATATGCTGGGTAATTTCAGGGTTTGCCCCCATTCATCTTCATAACCCTGACCTTTCTCCTTCTGTTCTTTCCCTTCAGTTTCAAGATCACAGCAGATCCTGTGCCAAGTCTAAGACTGCATGTCCATTCAGTGAGGTTGGCTGCAAGGCTGTGGTATGTGTAGAAGATCAATTATATCTAATCAGATAAGGTTTTTATCTATATGATGATCTTTGAACATAATGTCCCAACCAGCTCTTTAGTACTGGTTTCTTGTTTGTCATAGAGGGAACAGGTTTATATTTTCCTATGACCTGACCTTCCTATGACCTCATTTGTTAgtaaaataaatatgcctatTTGTAGCCTTGTAGATCAAGAGAAACTTGCCCATTGTTGGGGTGCAAAGATGACTATCATACTGACtaaatatataaatgcaacaatttcaaagattttactcaggtacagttcatataaagaaatcagtcatttgaaatatGGTCATTAGGCCCTaagctatggatttcacatgactaggaatacagatgtgcatctgttggtcacagacagatacctttaaaaatgggcctcgggatctcattacaatatctctgtgcattcaaattgccatcgataaaatgcaattgtgttcgttgtccgtagcttatacctgcccataccataaccccacctccaccatggggcactctgttcacaacattgacatcagcaaaccgctcacccacacaacgccatacacgttgtctgcagttgtgaggccgattggacgtactgccaaattctctaaagctacgttggatgcggcttatggtagagaaattaacattaaattatctggtggacattcctgcagtcagcatgcaaattgcatgcttactcaacttgagacatctgtggcatggtAATGTGACAAGTGCACATTTTAGTAATTTTTTAttatctccagcacaaggtgctcctgtgtaatgatgctgtttaatcaacttctcaatatgccacacctgttagatggatggattatcttgccaaaggataaatgctcactaactgtGATGTAAACcaaaaatgtgtgcacaaaatttgagagaataTTTTTGAGTATGGAAAATTTCGGAGAATTTTTATTTatgctcatgaaacatggtaccaacactttacatgttgcgtttatatttttgttcagtgtatctcGGATTTAGATCTGCCCTTGAGTATTGGACACACCCTTAAGAGAGCCATGTCTCAAAAGAGACAGCTAGTGTTTGTAGAGAGTAAATTATCTTTATGTGCAGCCCTCTACAATTTAATTCCAGCTTTAATCTCAATATTGAAGGGCATCTGAAATTGACACTGAACAGTATCGAATAGACTAGTTAACTCTGTGTGTGCCTTGTGTTGTGTCACCGCAGATTGATAATGGAAAGCACAGTGACCATGAGCAGACGAGCGTCATGGAGCACATGCGTCTGATCCTGGCGACGTCTATGGTGCGGCTGCAGCGTCCGGAGGCCCCGGGGCTGGGGGAGTGGCAGGAGGACTCTGGGATTGGCCTGTACCGCGCTCCTGAGGAGGGAGCCACAGCTTCTGCAGCCACAGTTGGGGGCGGAACCGCTGCCTCTGGACAGACCAGTGGCCTTGACCATAAGGTGGGTCTCATTTGAGCAGATATTTGTTATGTACGAAGGCTAGATGCTGTAATTTCCTAGCTTGTCTAAATTTCGCAGTCCAAATGTGGTGGTTGTTGTCCCTCCTCCTGTGTGACAATGATAATCAAGCTGGTAAATTATGAAACAGACTGGCGTCCTACATGTACCGTGTTGTTATTTAACTATAATAGATGACCTGAATATTTGTCCATCTGAAGTTGTTGAAGATACAGCAACTCATAGTGTAGGATTGGTATTCATTGTGTTCTCTGGTCTCCCCTTGTGGTCCTGCAGGTGACAGTGCTGGAGAATATAGTGTGTGTACTgaacagagaagtagagaggagcTCTCTCACTTTAGAGGCCTTCTCTCGACAACATCGACTAGACCAGGACAAGATAGAGAACCTCAGCAACAAGGTGCGTCAACTAGAGCGTACTCTCACCATGCGGGATCTACAGCTAGCCGAGACAGACCAGACTCTGAGGGAGCTCCAGTTCTGCACCTTTGACGGTGTGTTTGTTTGGAAGATAGCTGACTTCTCACGCCGCCGGCAGGACGCTGTGGCCGGGCGAACACCCGCCATGTTCTCACCAGGTTAGATCCACGCTAATTATATGTTATTCTCTACACCTGCGGATCCTTACTGTATTGTAAATATACCATACCAATACACATTTATGCACTCATGTTTTCCTTGTGAGAGGCAGATACCGAGGGCCTGTCTAAAGAAGTTATCTTCCCCCACAGCGTTCTATTCCAGTAAATATGGCTATAAGATGTGTCTGAGACTGTATCTGAATGGGGATGGAACAGGTCGAGGGACACACCTTTCTCTTTTCTTTGTGGTGATGAGGGGCAAGTGTGACGCTCTGCTCAAATGGCCCTTCAGTCAAAAAGTGAGTTTCTCTACCTTTCTGATTCCTTATTCAACTCCATCTGTCATATTAACCTGATCTTACTTATGTCTAACATAATTAACTACAACCGACTGCATTATAAATCAATCAAAATATGAAGTCTCCCTACTCATTTTCTTCCGATAGGTGACTCTGATGCTGCTGGATCAGAATAACAGGGAGCATATTATTGACGCCTTCCGACCTGATGTCAGCTCCACCTCTTTCCAGCGGCCAATCAGTGAGATGAACATAGCCAGTGGCTGCCCACTCTTCTGTCCATTAGCTAAACTGACAGGCAAGAGCTCCTACCTTAGGGATGATACCATTTTCATCAAGGCCATTGTAGACCTCACAGGCTTGTAGAGGCTGTGGAAGCCCCCTACACAAAGGCACAAAACGcagactaatatatatatatatataacttctGAAATTGCATAATATAAGTAATATTATAATACATTTCATATTTATTATTATAAGTATATCATAGACACTGTTTATTTTGCTGGCTGAAGGCACTGGAATGAAAAATGAATTCTGCTAGCAGATCTTTTCAATTGGTTTAAACAGAGAAAAATAGGGTGATATGGCCAACCCACGTGTTGGCTCTGACTACTAGAAGTGCAGTATTATGCAGAGGATGCCGTGACTGTTTTTGAATGCAAGGCAATAAGAGCTTGTCAAAATTGGTCAGCAAATAGGCTCATTGCACATAAATCACGTTATGTATTTCTATTATTTTCCAATTTTCTTAATTTGGAGACATGATGTGATCgtgccaaaatgacactgtcaAGTTGTGAAAAACTGCTTTTACTTGAGGTAGCACCTGTTGTACACATGGACAAGGATGTGTTCGAGATCCTGCCCATTCATCATGTGAGCAGGCACAACTTTTTAAATGGCAAAACCAACCGGTCGGTAATTTATATGAAAGAAATGTTCCACAAACTCCGCCTAGTGCTTTCTCAAAAAAGCTACAAGCCGGTCCCAAGCCCGGATAAAGGAGGATGGGTTAGGTTATGCGTAAGACTAGCAAGTgcaatctgtaaaaaaaaaatatttaaaaaatgtaatacaaataAATTGTGGGGGGACAACAGTACAATTATACTAGTTGATTATAGATGGCAAATGCTCCTTGAGGAGCAACGGGTCTAACTAAGTAGCTTAGAGCATTCCAAAAACACAAGTACGCTTTCCCATTTA
The sequence above is drawn from the Oncorhynchus gorbuscha isolate QuinsamMale2020 ecotype Even-year linkage group LG11, OgorEven_v1.0, whole genome shotgun sequence genome and encodes:
- the traf2b gene encoding TNF receptor-associated factor 2, which encodes MALPSLDSSLQGIPKNVLAVSMETKYQCQQCHQVLRKPVQAQCGHRFCVHCFKLLTSSGPKPCEACQQEEIYEEPQSILNSNEAFPDNAAGREIASLPAKCFNGGCSWTGCIKEYEAQHEGKCEYEHVPCEACQVLILRSEKEKHNERECEERTLNCKYCKVSFNFKQIKAHDEICQKFPMQCKDCGKKKIPREKFQDHSRSCAKSKTACPFSEVGCKAVIDNGKHSDHEQTSVMEHMRLILATSMVRLQRPEAPGLGEWQEDSGIGLYRAPEEGATASAATVGGGTAASGQTSGLDHKVTVLENIVCVLNREVERSSLTLEAFSRQHRLDQDKIENLSNKVRQLERTLTMRDLQLAETDQTLRELQFCTFDGVFVWKIADFSRRRQDAVAGRTPAMFSPAFYSSKYGYKMCLRLYLNGDGTGRGTHLSLFFVVMRGKCDALLKWPFSQKVTLMLLDQNNREHIIDAFRPDVSSTSFQRPISEMNIASGCPLFCPLAKLTGKSSYLRDDTIFIKAIVDLTGL